GTACATCATACCCGAAAAAAATCAGGTACTCACAAGCACATTTATTAGATAATTTTAATAAACATGATAATTTATAGCTACGTGCGGAAAAAGCAGTCATCATAGTCATAATTGCTCCATGCAATTTAACTTAAACCATCGCCATAAAACACATAGCACATACTATAGATACAGAAATATTATTAACAAAAATAATTAAAAAATATTGCAAAAATATTTATAAAATTAAAATAAGAATAATTAATTCAAATTATTAAAAATTAAAAATAAATAATCTCCAAATAACAATAAAACAAAATATTATCAAAATAAAATATGAAATTTATAATTCTTAATTACACAGATGAAAATAAAATCAATGATGAGAAATAAATAAAATTTTTTAAAAAACATAAGAATATAGTCATTTCATACAACGGAAAACATAACCTATATATAAACATTTCTATTTTGATAGGTTATTTTTAAAAAAAGTGTTCATAAATTATAGTATTAAGTTAAAAAAAATTAAAAGAAGATTATTTTCAAACAAATAATCTTCATGAAATATTATTCCATAATCCTACTCAGCTCTTGTAGGTACATACGGAACAATAGCTTCTGCTAATCTGCTTATTGGCATGGTTTGTATCCATACTTTTCCAGGACCTTCTAATTTTGCAAAGAAGAGACCTTCACCAAATAACATGTTTTTAACACCTTTAACTCTTTCAATGTCAAAATTAATGGTTTCTTCCATAATAGCAATGTGTCCAGGATCAACGAGTAATTTTTCTCCAGGTGCTAATTCACGTTCGATAACTTCTCCATCAATTTCTAAAAATACAGTACCTTGTCCAGATAATTTTTGAAGAATGAAACCTTCACCACCAAATAATCCTGCACCAAGTTTTTTTCTAAAGAACATGTCTAAATTAACACCATTTTCAGCTGCTAAAAAT
The Methanobacteriaceae archaeon genome window above contains:
- a CDS encoding TIGR00266 family protein, coding for MEYEIKGGAFPMVICTLQKGETMQNETGAMAYMTSDIKMETNIGGGLLKGIGRALSGDTVFLNYFTAEKDGEQIGFSSCTPGKIVPIELDGSQTIIGQKNAFLAAENGVNLDMFFRKKLGAGLFGGEGFILQKLSGQGTVFLEIDGEVIERELAPGEKLLVDPGHIAIMEETINFDIERVKGVKNMLFGEGLFFAKLEGPGKVWIQTMPISRLAEAIVPYVPTRAE